The following proteins are encoded in a genomic region of Thiomonas sp. X19:
- a CDS encoding ParM/StbA family protein, with protein MAVNRFNLGLDVGYGNTKGVWSADAGPEHNVIIPSVAHEIRDLNDCRALASAGQTDEVLVRVDGRHYVVGPSAAVYGRTLHDDYIHTPQYRALIAGALYTAFKELGEVVEVIDALVVGLPVYSFGKFREGLASEMGKGFEVPVPAKLRAAYGRDTVFVRAKAVKVMPQPVGAMTDWRGRLTAPPPDGDTVIVADPGYKTFDWFSMRGHSIIPELSGAFDGGVSELLKDVSVAITRKHPNARIDIQTVEDGLERGKLTLVGVGSIDFSEYRQTVRKGAKIIAQRMAEMLQRSQQSNKTRVDHLVLAGGGASYFEDAMREVFAGVDFTRLPRPVLANARGFGKVATRMA; from the coding sequence ATGGCAGTCAACCGTTTCAATCTCGGCCTGGATGTGGGCTATGGCAATACCAAGGGCGTCTGGTCCGCGGATGCAGGCCCCGAACACAACGTCATCATCCCATCGGTGGCGCACGAGATTCGCGATCTGAACGATTGCCGCGCCCTGGCGTCGGCCGGGCAGACCGACGAGGTGCTGGTGCGGGTCGATGGCCGCCATTATGTCGTCGGCCCGTCCGCCGCAGTCTACGGGCGCACGCTGCATGACGACTACATCCATACGCCGCAGTACCGGGCGCTCATCGCTGGCGCCCTCTATACGGCGTTCAAGGAACTCGGCGAGGTGGTCGAGGTGATCGATGCGTTGGTGGTCGGCCTGCCGGTGTACAGCTTCGGCAAGTTCCGCGAAGGGCTCGCCTCGGAGATGGGCAAGGGCTTCGAGGTGCCGGTTCCGGCCAAGTTGCGTGCCGCCTATGGCCGGGACACGGTGTTCGTGCGGGCGAAGGCGGTCAAGGTGATGCCGCAGCCGGTGGGCGCGATGACCGACTGGCGCGGGAGGCTGACCGCGCCGCCGCCTGACGGCGATACGGTGATCGTTGCCGATCCGGGTTACAAGACCTTCGACTGGTTCTCCATGCGCGGCCATTCGATCATCCCGGAGTTGTCCGGCGCTTTCGATGGTGGGGTGTCCGAACTCCTGAAAGATGTCTCGGTGGCGATCACCCGCAAGCATCCGAATGCGCGGATCGACATCCAGACGGTCGAGGATGGGCTGGAGCGCGGCAAGCTCACACTGGTCGGCGTCGGCAGCATCGACTTCTCGGAGTATCGGCAGACGGTGCGCAAGGGCGCCAAGATCATCGCCCAGCGTATGGCCGAAATGCTGCAGCGCAGCCAGCAGAGCAATAAAACCCGTGTCGACCATTTGGTCCTGGCGGGCGGTGGCGCGAGCTATTTCGAGGACGCGATGCGCGAGGTGTTTGCCGGGGTGGATTTCACGCGGCTGCCAAGGCCCGTTCTGGCGAATGCGCGCGGGTTCGGGAAGGTGGCGACGCGCATGGCCTGA
- a CDS encoding DUF1778 domain-containing protein, whose protein sequence is MPTAASTARLEARISTNLHAMLKRAAELQGRTMTDFVVSAVQDAAQRAIEQAEIIRLSLADQQCFAQALLSPPRPSAALKRAFARHDKLLRTE, encoded by the coding sequence ATGCCAACAGCCGCTTCAACCGCTCGACTCGAAGCCAGAATCAGCACCAACCTGCACGCCATGCTCAAGCGTGCCGCCGAACTTCAGGGCCGCACCATGACCGATTTCGTGGTTTCTGCCGTGCAGGATGCCGCCCAGCGTGCCATCGAGCAGGCAGAAATCATCCGCCTGTCGTTGGCCGATCAACAATGCTTTGCCCAGGCCTTGCTGTCACCGCCGCGCCCCTCGGCGGCGCTCAAGCGCGCTTTCGCCCGTCACGACAAGCTGCTGCGCACTGAATGA
- a CDS encoding GNAT family N-acetyltransferase — protein sequence MSGAPFLIAALDAAHDRSTFDSGTPALDRYLREQVTQDIRRRVAACFAALTNEQRIAGYYTLATASVPLGDLPVGISRKLPRYPAVPTIRMGRLAVDQAFKGQGLGSALLANALRRAASSEIVAFAMIVDAKDDEAAAFYRHHGFIALPDSPLTLFLPLSTVR from the coding sequence ATGAGCGGTGCGCCGTTCCTGATCGCGGCGCTTGATGCGGCGCATGACCGTTCCACGTTCGACAGCGGCACGCCGGCGCTGGACCGCTACTTGCGGGAACAAGTCACGCAAGACATCCGCCGCAGGGTAGCGGCTTGCTTTGCGGCACTCACCAACGAGCAGCGCATCGCCGGTTACTACACGCTGGCGACGGCCAGCGTGCCTCTGGGCGATCTTCCTGTCGGCATCAGCCGCAAGCTGCCGCGCTATCCGGCTGTGCCGACGATCCGCATGGGACGGCTGGCTGTCGATCAAGCGTTCAAGGGGCAGGGTCTGGGTTCGGCCCTTCTGGCCAACGCGCTGCGCCGTGCCGCCAGTTCCGAAATTGTGGCCTTCGCCATGATCGTGGATGCCAAGGACGACGAGGCGGCGGCCTTCTACCGGCATCATGGCTTCATTGCGCTGCCGGACTCGCCTTTGACGCTGTTCCTTCCACTGTCCACCGTCCGCTAG
- a CDS encoding IS4-like element ISCARN35 family transposase, giving the protein MARTRKALPAKVDVAHLISAGVLASVCPRALIEEVLAETGKASQRERLLPAPAVVYYVMALALWREAPLEEVLRVVCEGLQWLGGGEAGAVQASKSAISQARTRLGPQVMRRLAERVLRPLADVGAPGAWYRGLRIMALDGSCMDVADEAANAEYFGYPGASRGQSAFPQARLLGLVECGTHVVTAAEVAPYGHGEQAMAAQWLPAKLQPDMLVLADRNFYGFKLWRIACASGAKLAWRVKSNLKLPVEQVLPDGSFLSTVFDSADRQRREGQIVRVIEYTLHDSATAVHDSYRLVTNILNPEQAPALELAALYHERWEIEGVFDEFKTHLRANSTVLRSKTPELVQQELWGLLLAHFAIRQLMAQAAWPRGLDPDRLSFTHAVRVIKRKLPQAAAVPP; this is encoded by the coding sequence ATGGCGAGAACCCGCAAGGCGTTACCAGCGAAGGTGGACGTTGCGCATCTGATCAGCGCTGGTGTGCTGGCCAGCGTGTGCCCACGAGCGTTGATCGAGGAGGTGCTGGCCGAGACGGGCAAGGCGAGTCAACGCGAACGCCTGCTGCCGGCACCGGCGGTCGTGTACTACGTGATGGCGCTCGCCCTGTGGCGCGAGGCGCCGCTGGAGGAAGTGCTGCGGGTGGTGTGCGAAGGCCTGCAATGGCTCGGCGGCGGCGAGGCGGGCGCGGTGCAGGCCAGCAAATCGGCGATCTCTCAGGCGCGTACCCGGTTGGGCCCGCAGGTCATGCGCCGGCTCGCCGAGCGCGTGCTGCGGCCACTGGCCGATGTGGGGGCGCCGGGCGCGTGGTACCGAGGGCTGCGCATCATGGCGCTGGACGGCAGTTGCATGGACGTGGCCGACGAGGCGGCCAACGCCGAGTACTTCGGCTATCCGGGTGCCTCACGCGGCCAGAGCGCCTTCCCGCAGGCGCGCTTGCTGGGCCTGGTGGAGTGCGGCACGCATGTGGTGACGGCCGCCGAGGTGGCCCCCTATGGCCATGGCGAGCAGGCCATGGCCGCGCAATGGCTACCGGCCAAGCTCCAGCCCGACATGTTGGTGTTGGCCGACCGCAACTTCTACGGCTTCAAGCTCTGGCGCATCGCCTGCGCCAGCGGCGCCAAGCTGGCCTGGCGGGTCAAATCCAACCTCAAGCTGCCGGTGGAACAAGTGCTGCCCGATGGCTCGTTCCTCAGCACCGTCTTCGACAGCGCGGACAGGCAGCGCCGCGAAGGGCAGATCGTGCGCGTGATCGAGTACACGCTGCACGACTCAGCCACCGCGGTGCACGACAGCTACCGGTTGGTCACCAACATCCTCAACCCCGAACAGGCGCCGGCGCTGGAACTGGCCGCGCTGTACCACGAGCGCTGGGAGATCGAGGGGGTGTTCGACGAGTTCAAGACGCACCTGCGCGCCAACAGCACCGTGCTGCGCAGCAAGACGCCAGAGCTGGTCCAGCAAGAGTTGTGGGGCTTGCTGCTGGCGCACTTCGCCATCCGACAGTTGATGGCGCAGGCTGCGTGGCCGCGCGGCCTCGACCCGGACCGCTTGAGCTTTACGCACGCCGTGCGCGTCATCAAACGCAAATTGCCGCAAGCCGCGGCCGTTCCCCCCTGA
- a CDS encoding AlpA family transcriptional regulator, with amino-acid sequence MDAQTQKSTPERHLDIELLSIEDLQELMRLSRSKIYQMIREDGFPSPVKFGVCSRWRRQKVLSWLDAAEATQRRGCCS; translated from the coding sequence ATGGACGCCCAAACACAAAAAAGCACGCCAGAGCGGCACCTCGACATTGAGTTGCTGAGTATCGAGGACCTTCAGGAACTCATGCGACTGTCTCGTTCAAAGATCTATCAGATGATTCGTGAAGACGGTTTTCCGTCTCCTGTGAAATTTGGTGTATGCAGCCGCTGGCGTCGTCAGAAAGTGCTTTCATGGCTTGACGCTGCAGAGGCTACACAGCGGCGCGGTTGCTGCTCTTGA
- a CDS encoding site-specific integrase yields MKQNGSTEAVMEEKSRKDFESVARDWIKNMEETWASEHESRVRRSLENWVFPWIGAKVANEIHAADLLSVARRIEEAGRLETAHRVVSVCGQVFRYAIACGKAYRDPSQDLRGALKPYRSKPRAAITSKARLAEVLCAIDGYAGNFQTRLALRLLPLVFVRPKELRLMEWAEVDLDAGLWSIPGPKMKMRLPHVVPLARQAIRILQEIKPLSGSSEEVGFVFPGVRDKGQPLSNMTLNAALQRLGFDTQDEITSHGFRTVASTFLHELGFPPDAIELQLAHRIGGVRGVYMRSQYLDQRKAMMQAWADFLDSIKSSNRAAV; encoded by the coding sequence ATGAAGCAGAATGGATCCACCGAGGCGGTGATGGAGGAGAAGAGTCGCAAAGATTTTGAGTCGGTGGCCAGGGATTGGATCAAGAACATGGAGGAAACCTGGGCATCGGAGCACGAATCGCGGGTGCGACGATCACTTGAGAACTGGGTCTTCCCATGGATCGGCGCTAAGGTCGCCAACGAGATCCACGCCGCTGACTTGCTGTCGGTGGCGCGACGGATCGAAGAGGCAGGACGGCTGGAGACAGCTCATCGCGTCGTGTCAGTCTGCGGGCAGGTCTTTCGTTACGCCATTGCCTGCGGAAAGGCGTACCGCGATCCATCACAGGATTTGAGAGGCGCTCTGAAGCCTTACAGGTCCAAGCCAAGAGCGGCCATCACATCCAAGGCCCGTCTGGCAGAAGTTCTTTGCGCAATCGATGGATACGCTGGAAATTTCCAAACGCGTTTGGCCCTCAGGTTGCTTCCGCTAGTTTTCGTTCGCCCCAAGGAACTTCGGCTGATGGAATGGGCCGAGGTGGATCTGGATGCAGGGTTGTGGTCCATCCCGGGTCCCAAGATGAAAATGAGGCTGCCGCACGTTGTGCCATTGGCGCGGCAAGCAATACGAATTCTTCAGGAGATCAAACCCTTGTCAGGATCATCTGAAGAAGTCGGGTTCGTGTTCCCGGGAGTTCGGGACAAAGGACAACCGCTCAGTAATATGACGCTGAATGCGGCACTTCAAAGGCTCGGATTCGACACCCAAGACGAGATCACTTCACACGGTTTTCGCACAGTGGCGTCGACTTTTCTTCATGAACTCGGGTTTCCCCCTGATGCGATTGAATTGCAGCTTGCGCATCGAATCGGCGGCGTGCGTGGGGTTTATATGCGTAGCCAGTACCTGGACCAGCGGAAGGCGATGATGCAGGCTTGGGCCGATTTCCTGGATTCGATCAAGAGCAGCAACCGCGCCGCTGTGTAG